A stretch of the Papaver somniferum cultivar HN1 chromosome 6, ASM357369v1, whole genome shotgun sequence genome encodes the following:
- the LOC113286679 gene encoding serine/threonine-protein kinase PBL27-like isoform X1, whose translation MAKKSSFKFVGSSSNNVEDHTCITKFKFQELAAATKDFASQSLFGQGEYRRTFKGCLKSSGQKSSSQDVAIRQIDDESIFTIHGYHDPSLISAIQMRVLLHHPNIVDLIGYSINDKDQMFLIYDFMPLGSLKDYLHVLLRNKKPLDWNTRMKIAAGAAKGIKYLHDKSTPPVILRNIKPSDILLSAEYHPKLSDFLGFKERIPDHDESSHTRQSLYWQAVKEFTAVADPLLKGHYPEQGLYQVLSLASQCLQRKIVSWPRMGYVAKVLSNLASEIYDPNAVQIN comes from the exons ATGGCAAAGAAATCGAGTTTTAAATTTGTTGGAAGCTCCAGTAACAATGTTGAAGATCATACTTGCATCACTAAGTTTAAGTTTCAGGAACTTGCTGCGGCCACAAAGGATTTTGCATCACAATCCCTTTTCGGCCAAGGAGAATACAGGCGTACATTCAAAGGCTGCTTAAAGAGCAGTGGACAG AAATCATCTTCACAGGATGTTGCAATTAGACAAATTGACGATGAAAGCATCTTTACGATTCACGGATACCATGACCCGTCATTGATTTCGGCAATTCAGATGCGTGTCCTTTTGCACCATCCTAACATAGTCGATCTGATAGGTTACAGCATCAATGACAAAGACCAGATGTTTCTTATTTATGACTTCATGCCATTGGGATCCTTGAAGGATTATTTGCATG TTCTTCTGCGCAATAAGAAGCCTCTGGATTGGAATACGAGAATGAAAATTGCAGCTGGTGCAGCTAAAGGAATAAAATACTTGCACGATAAATCAACTCCTCCCGTTATCCTTAGAAATATTAAACCCTCCGACATTCTCCTATCCGCTGAATATCACCCAAAACTGTCAGATTTCCTCGGGTTCAAGGAGCGCATTCCAGATCATGACGAGTCTAGCCATACAAG GCAAAGCCTATACTGGCAGGCGGTAAAGGAATTCACTGCGGTTGCAGATCCACTACTGAAAGGGCATTATCCAGAGCAAGGCTTGTACCAAGTTCTTTCTCTTGCATCTCAGTGTTTACAGCGTAAAATTGTCAGTTGGCCTCGTATGGGATATGTTGCTAAAGTTCTCTCAAATTTGGCTTCTGAAATTTACGACCCAAATGCTGTCCAAATTAATTGA
- the LOC113290321 gene encoding protein NRT1/ PTR FAMILY 5.10-like — protein MEVTGAGGVNSHEETLLQNIELQSMVNYKGEKFVMNSEFGGWKSASRVLVIDCVDAFVFFGILSNLISYLTNQFGQSTATAALNVNIWVGVVFMLPLLIGFVADSYLGRFRIVLVSSCFCISGLGLLTLSTLNGSAKTTDCVNNTKDDISCASPSCLQVNFFFFSLYLVAIGSAGFATCAPAFGADQFDGRNPNEIKSKSSFFNWWQIGISVGGTGANTILNYIQDNLGWSLGFGILCISSVVALIVFLSGIKTYRYSVIDEARGNPLLGITEVLVAAAKNWRITSSSNTSKDEALEAFVGNSNANVEEAKSLLRLIPLWIICLIYPVAIAQNMTLFTKQSSTMDRTIGPKFQIPAASLQLFIGLSIILFAALYDRLFVPLARAITGRPNGITMLQRIGTGIFFTAISMVIAAVVENKRLQTAIDFGLVDTPNAAVPMSVWWLIPQYVVSGLAIAFTSIGLQEFFYDQVPNGLKSMGLALNTSVFGVGNFTSGFLISTVQKVTSADGQYGWFANNLNRAHLDYFYWLLAGLSTLELFAFLCYSKTYLYRREASI, from the exons ATGGAGGTTACAGGAGCTGGTGGTGTCAATAGCCATGAAGAAACTTTGTTGCAAAatattgaattacaaagtatGGTGAATTACAAAGGAGAGAAATTTGTAATGAATAGTGAGTTTGGTGGATGGAAATCAGCTTCTCGAGTACTAGTTATCGATTGTGTCGACGCCTTTGTATTTTTCGGGATTTTATCCAACTTGATTAGTTATCTCACTAATCAGTTTGGTCAATCTACAGCTACAGCTGCTTTAAATGTAAATATTTGGGTTGGTGTTGTGTTTATGCTTCCGTTACTCATTGGTTTCGTAGCTGATTCTTATCTTGGACGATTTCGTATCGTTTTAGTCTCTTCTTGCTTCTGCATATCG GGGCTTGGATTGTTGACTTTATCGACTCTGAATGGTTCTGCAAAGACGACGGATTGTGTTAATAACACCAAGGACGATATCTCCTGCGCTTCACCTTCTTGTTTGCAagtaaacttcttcttcttttcactgtATTTAGTTGCAATTGGTTCTGCTGGATTTGCAACATGTGCACCAGCTTTTGGTGCAGATCAATTTGATGGGCGAAACCCGAATGAGATCAAATCCAAGAGTTCATTTTTCAACTGGTGGCAAATTGGAATATCTGTTGGAGGCACTGGTGCTAACACAATATTAAACTACATTCAAGATAATTTGGGTTGGAGTCTTGGATTTGGCATTCTGTGCATTTCATCTGTAGTGGCACTAATTGTTTTCTTGTCTGGAATCAAAACGTATCGTTATAGCGTCATAGATGAGGCAAGGGGGAACCCATTATTAGGAATAACCGAGGTGTTAGTTGCAGCTGCAAAAAATTGGAGAATCACTTCATCATCAAACACTAGCAAAGATGAGGCATTGGAAGCTTTTGTCGGCAACTCAAATGCCAATGTTGAAGAAGCAAAATCTTTACTACGGTTGATTCCATTGTGGATCATATGTTTGATATATCCGGTGGCGATTGCTCAAAACATGACATTGTTTACAAAACAAAGCAGCACGATGGACAGAACAATTGGTCCAAAGTTTCAGATACCTGCTGCATCACTTCAGCTTTTCATTGGTTTATCTATCATTCTCTTTGCTGCATTATACGACCGTCTATTTGTTCCTCTTGCGCGAGCTATTACTGGCAGACCAAATGGCATAACTATGCTCCAGAGAATTGGGACTGGCATATTTTTTACAGCAATATCCATGGTGATTGCAGCTGTAGTGGAGAATAAAAGACTTCAAACTGCAATAGATTTCGGATTAGTCGATACACCAAATGCAGCGGTGCCAATGAGTGTCTGGTGGTTGATTCCGCAATACGTGGTGTCTGGTCTTGCTATTGCATTCACCAGTATTGGTTTACAAGAATTTTTCTACGATCAGGTACCAAATGGATTAAAAAGCATGGGTCTCGCCTTGAACACTAGTGTGTTCGGTGTAGGGAATTTCACCAGTGGCTTTCTTATATCCACTGTTCAGAAGGTAACTAGCGCGGATGGGCAATATGGTTGGTTCGCGAATAATCTCAACCGCGCGCATCTGGACTACTTCTATTGGCTTCTTGCAGGACTTAGCACATTAGAGCTATTTGCTTTCTTGTGTTATTCAAAAACATATTTGTATAGAAGAGAAGCTTCAATATAA
- the LOC113286679 gene encoding probable serine/threonine-protein kinase PBL7 isoform X2: protein MAKKSSFKFVGSSSNNVEDHTCITKFKFQELAAATKDFASQSLFGQGEYRRTFKGCLKSSGQKSSSQDVAIRQIDDESIFTIHGYHDPSLISAIQMRVLLHHPNIVDLIGYSINDKDQMFLIYDFMPLGSLKDYLHVLLRNKKPLDWNTRMKIAAGAAKGIKYLHDKSTPPVILRNIKPSDILLSAEYHPKLSDFLGFKERIPDHDESSHTSFGLVLLELVSGRLAEIEPSLIGWAKPILAGGKGIHCGCRSTTERALSRARLVPSSFSCISVFTA, encoded by the exons ATGGCAAAGAAATCGAGTTTTAAATTTGTTGGAAGCTCCAGTAACAATGTTGAAGATCATACTTGCATCACTAAGTTTAAGTTTCAGGAACTTGCTGCGGCCACAAAGGATTTTGCATCACAATCCCTTTTCGGCCAAGGAGAATACAGGCGTACATTCAAAGGCTGCTTAAAGAGCAGTGGACAG AAATCATCTTCACAGGATGTTGCAATTAGACAAATTGACGATGAAAGCATCTTTACGATTCACGGATACCATGACCCGTCATTGATTTCGGCAATTCAGATGCGTGTCCTTTTGCACCATCCTAACATAGTCGATCTGATAGGTTACAGCATCAATGACAAAGACCAGATGTTTCTTATTTATGACTTCATGCCATTGGGATCCTTGAAGGATTATTTGCATG TTCTTCTGCGCAATAAGAAGCCTCTGGATTGGAATACGAGAATGAAAATTGCAGCTGGTGCAGCTAAAGGAATAAAATACTTGCACGATAAATCAACTCCTCCCGTTATCCTTAGAAATATTAAACCCTCCGACATTCTCCTATCCGCTGAATATCACCCAAAACTGTCAGATTTCCTCGGGTTCAAGGAGCGCATTCCAGATCATGACGAGTCTAGCCATACAAG TTTCGGCTTAGTCTTGCTTGAACTAGTTTCAGGGCGCCTGGCAGAGATTGAGCCTAGTCTCATTGGATGG GCAAAGCCTATACTGGCAGGCGGTAAAGGAATTCACTGCGGTTGCAGATCCACTACTGAAAGGGCATTATCCAGAGCAAGGCTTGTACCAAGTTCTTTCTCTTGCATCTCAGTGTTTACAGCGTAA